The sequence GCCTTGCTGGTGATGTACTGCCCGAGCCGGTCCTGCGGGCCGCCGAAGTACTCCTTGACGATCGCCCCGATGAGGCTGAGCGGGGCGGCGACCTTGAGCGCGGAGAACAGGAACGGCAGCGCGGTCGGCAGCTGCAGGCGCAGCAGGTCGGAGCGGCGGCTGCTGGCGTAGGAGGCCATGAGCTCGCGCTGCGACGTCGTCGACGACAGCAGCCCGCGGAGCATGTTGATCATCACGGGGAAGAAGACGAGGACCGCGACCACCCCGACCGTCCCGAACGGGTTGAGCAGGCCGAACCAGGCGTTGGCGACCGGGGCCAGGACGATGATCGGCATGGAGTTCAGCGCCACGGCCAGCGGCAGGGCGCCGCGCCTGACGCCCGCCCAGCGTGCCGAGGCGAAGGCGGCCAGCACGGCGAGCACGGACCCGAGCAGCAGCCCGCCGACCGCTCCGGCGAAGGTGGCCAGCCCGGCCGTGCCCAGGGTCGGCCACTCCTCCACCATCGCGAGCACCACCCGCGACGGGGCCGGCAGGACGAACGACGGCACCCCGCCCAGACGGAGGGCGACCTCGAGCACGACCAGCGTGCCGACGAAGAGCACGAGCGCCGGCGCGGCCGCCCGCAGCCTCGTCGTGGTGCTCACGCGGGCGCCGGTCCCGCCGCGGCGCGGGAGAGCGCGTCGACGTGGCGCAGGGCGTCCCGCACCCGCGTCGTCAGCTCGAAGAAGTGCTGCTCCTCGCGCGTGCCGTCGTCGCGCTCGCGGGGCAGGTCGACGTCCACGACCTCGGCGATCCGGCCGGGCCGCGGCGACATGACGACCACCCGGGTCGACAGGAAGACCGCCTCGGGGATGGAGTGCGTGACGAAGACGATGGTCGTGCCGCTGTCGCGCCAGATCTGCAGCAGCTCGGCCTGCATCCGCTCGCGGGTCATCTCGTCCAGGGCACCGAACGGCTCGTCCATGAGCAGGATCGCGGGCCGGAACGCCAGCGCCCGGGCGATCGCCACGCGCTGCTGCATCCCGCCGGACAGCTGCCAGGGGTAGGCGTCGGCGAAGTCCCCGAGCCCGACCAGGCGGAGCATCTCCAGCGCACGGGCACGTCGCTCCGCCTTCGCGACGCCCATGATCACCAGCGGCAGCTCGACGTTGGCGGCGACCTTGCGCCAGTCCAGCAGCGTCGCGGCCTGGAAGACCATCCCGTACCGCCGGCCGAGGCGGGCCTGCGCGGCGGTGCCGCCGTTGACCTGCAGCTCGCCGGAGGTGGGGACGAGCAGGTCCGCGAGCAGCCGCAGCAGCGTGGACTTGCCGCAGCCGGACGGGCCGATGAGGGACACGAGCTCGCCGGGGGCGACGGTGAGGTCGATGCCCTCCAGCGCGGTGACCGGCCGGGGGCCGCCGGCGCCGAAGACCATGCCGACGTCGCGCAGCCGCAGCGCCGGGGTGCCGGCCGGGGTGCCGGCGGCGGGGACGGCGCTCACCGGGCGCCCGCCGCGACGGGGGCTGCGGGGGCGGTGGGGATCACGGGCACGAGCGTGGTCATGGCGACGGTCTCCGTCGGGTCGTCGTGGCGGAGCGGGGCGGGGACGACGAGCCGCTCGACGAGGGCCACGAGGCCGACGAAGACGATGCCGAGCAGCGCGGACACGAGCACCGAGGCGAACAGCTTCTCGGGGGCGGCGGAGAAGCTCGACGCGAAGCCGAGGATCGCCCGGCCGAGGCCCTCCGACTGCCCGGCCGGCAGCTCGCCGACGATGGCGCCGATGATCGACGCGGTCGCGGCGATGCGCAGGGCCGGGAACAGGTAGGGCAGCGCAGCGGGCAGCTGGAGCTGCAGCAGGACCGTGCGGGGCGGGGCGGCGTAGGAGCGCATGAGCTCCGTGGCGGTGGCGGCGGGGGAGCGCAGGCCGCGGACGGCGCCGATGGTCACCGGGTAGAAGCTGAGGTACGCCGAGACGAACGCGACCGCGCACCACGTCGGCAGCCCGGCCCGCCCGCCCCAGATGACGACGATCGGGGCGATGGCGAGGATCGGCACGGTCTGGCTGCCG comes from Aquipuribacter hungaricus and encodes:
- a CDS encoding ABC transporter permease, encoding MSTTTRLRAAAPALVLFVGTLVVLEVALRLGGVPSFVLPAPSRVVLAMVEEWPTLGTAGLATFAGAVGGLLLGSVLAVLAAFASARWAGVRRGALPLAVALNSMPIIVLAPVANAWFGLLNPFGTVGVVAVLVFFPVMINMLRGLLSSTTSQRELMASYASSRRSDLLRLQLPTALPFLFSALKVAAPLSLIGAIVKEYFGGPQDRLGQYITSKAALFQFPDAWAAIVLASCFGIALYVAVVLLERRTMPWHVSVRSAA
- a CDS encoding ABC transporter permease, translated to MAASRPPAGAGTALRTGGSVAALLLVGALLWEGYKAVGQALGGVWPGTGVRLPVRPDDRSMPHVWEIVAVLFAPARRGGEDLLGTILLQAALFTWRIALVGFVVGSVVGLLVAVLLVRSRLAERSLLPYVIGSQTVPILAIAPIVVIWGGRAGLPTWCAVAFVSAYLSFYPVTIGAVRGLRSPAATATELMRSYAAPPRTVLLQLQLPAALPYLFPALRIAATASIIGAIVGELPAGQSEGLGRAILGFASSFSAAPEKLFASVLVSALLGIVFVGLVALVERLVVPAPLRHDDPTETVAMTTLVPVIPTAPAAPVAAGAR
- a CDS encoding ABC transporter ATP-binding protein codes for the protein MSAVPAAGTPAGTPALRLRDVGMVFGAGGPRPVTALEGIDLTVAPGELVSLIGPSGCGKSTLLRLLADLLVPTSGELQVNGGTAAQARLGRRYGMVFQAATLLDWRKVAANVELPLVIMGVAKAERRARALEMLRLVGLGDFADAYPWQLSGGMQQRVAIARALAFRPAILLMDEPFGALDEMTRERMQAELLQIWRDSGTTIVFVTHSIPEAVFLSTRVVVMSPRPGRIAEVVDVDLPRERDDGTREEQHFFELTTRVRDALRHVDALSRAAAGPAPA